The nucleotide sequence GAAGAAATGATAAGGGTAGCAAGTTACAACTACTTCAACAACCACTTCCCTCTATCATGCAGCCACCGCTCGTGTCTCGGCTGTTTTAGCTTTTCCAACAAAGCGAAGTAGCAGAACTTCTGTTAGCAAACATGCAAGTGCGGCCCACAAGCAATACTGCCATAAGGATGTACCGACTTGTTCTGCCTTATATTTCGCTGCCACTGATTGTCCGGCACTAGCGTCGTACACCTGCACATTCGGCCTATTGGGTCCAATCAACTGCCGTAGTTCAGCAGCAGAATACGTATCCAACCTCGACTCCTGCTTATCGAAATTAAAAGCAATTGTAGTGATATCTCGGCCATTATGCGTGAGTCTATAAAAACCTTGCTCCCGCATTCCGGGTGGTACATCAAAGCGCAACACACCTGCTTGTAGCTGCTGACCAGGGATAAACGTCAGGCTGTCTTTTACAAGCTTAAATACTTGGTCGGCTCCTGCTGACATGGTCTCACTCGGCACGTTCACCGCAATGGTTCCCTGGTTCAACCTGTATGCTGGTTGCTGTAAGCTACGAGCACTCTGCATAGCTAGCCTGTACATCACCGGCACGAACAGTGCGTGCTGTGTGAAATCAGAGTAAGCATCATCAAAAGGCGTAGAGAAAAGGTATACGTTACCCCTGCCGCTGGAATAACTAGACAAAAACCCGTCGCCGTCACGCATGCGCATAAGGTCAGCGCCTGAACGCGACCACCGTAATACCGGACTTGCTTTGGGCATTACTGGCTGCCTATTCTGCGCCCCAAACACATCTTTGAAAAAAGGATTTTGAGTGGATGGCATCGCTACATCACGCAAGACAGGAATAGCACCCGCCCTCTCCCATTGAACTGGCCCTACTCCTAACTCTCTAAAGAGTTGGTCATATGAAGTTCGCCCTTCAACCTGTATTGGTGGCACTATCACCAACGCCCCGCCCCGTTGTACCACACGCTTCATGCTTTCTCGCAAACCAGCGTCTATACGGGTCTGCGCTTGCACTAACATGACATCTGCTGCTTCTAGCATCCTGTAGTCTAGTGCACCTAGTCTCGACGCAGTATAAGAGAACAGCGGTTCGTTGGCATAGAGTTGACGCGTAGCAGTAGCTTCTGCTGGCAATACATCCAGTACCTTAATCCTGGCCGAAGGCTGCAAAGTGAAGTAAAAACTATTGTCGAATGTAACGGGTAAATCCTCTAACTCAATTCGGCATTTAGCCAATCCTTCTCCTTCTAGCCGAACCCTAGCCTCTGTTGATACAGCCTCACTCAGCGGTATTGCTGTTCTAAATGCAGCAGCTTGCTTATCACCAATAAATAGCTTCACCTGACAGCTTTCTATTGGCGTATCCCCACCGTTCCGTAAACGAATATGTACTATAACATCGACATTGCTACGAACAAAAGCATCATCAAGCCATACACTATCTACAAACACATTTTTAACCTCTTTTGCCCCCACTGGCACCAAGAACACTTTCTGAGTTGAGTCCAGCTTGGCTAAGGTGTTTGCCGAAAAGGTATTCTTCTGAAAATCGGAGATTATAAAGGACTGTGCAATAGCAGGGCCCCGTTCATCGAGTATACCTAAAGCTTCACTTAATCCTCCCCCACTTCCTGAGACTTGTAGTTTATCGACTACAGTTTGATAAGCTGAGGCTGTAAGAGACTGAGTTTGTTTAGGAGGTAAAACAAAATTTGTTGCAGTAGGATATGCTGTAGGCAGTTCACGTGCTTGTTTGATAGCCTGGTCAAATACGGATTGTTCATCGTCTCCTGCCTGCATACTTGGAGTAGTATCCACTACCACTCTCACCACAGCTTGCGGGTCAGATTTTTCGTTTCCAGACACAGCAGGT is from Hymenobacter tibetensis and encodes:
- a CDS encoding BatA domain-containing protein, which translates into the protein MAFTYPWFLLALLTVLIPVAIHLFELRRPKRVLFTNVGFIQEIKLITARQRRLKHLLVLMTRIGFLVFMVLLFAQPYVPAVSGNEKSDPQAVVRVVVDTTPSMQAGDDEQSVFDQAIKQARELPTAYPTATNFVLPPKQTQSLTASAYQTVVDKLQVSGSGGGLSEALGILDERGPAIAQSFIISDFQKNTFSANTLAKLDSTQKVFLVPVGAKEVKNVFVDSVWLDDAFVRSNVDVIVHIRLRNGGDTPIESCQVKLFIGDKQAAAFRTAIPLSEAVSTEARVRLEGEGLAKCRIELEDLPVTFDNSFYFTLQPSARIKVLDVLPAEATATRQLYANEPLFSYTASRLGALDYRMLEAADVMLVQAQTRIDAGLRESMKRVVQRGGALVIVPPIQVEGRTSYDQLFRELGVGPVQWERAGAIPVLRDVAMPSTQNPFFKDVFGAQNRQPVMPKASPVLRWSRSGADLMRMRDGDGFLSSYSSGRGNVYLFSTPFDDAYSDFTQHALFVPVMYRLAMQSARSLQQPAYRLNQGTIAVNVPSETMSAGADQVFKLVKDSLTFIPGQQLQAGVLRFDVPPGMREQGFYRLTHNGRDITTIAFNFDKQESRLDTYSAAELRQLIGPNRPNVQVYDASAGQSVAAKYKAEQVGTSLWQYCLWAALACLLTEVLLLRFVGKAKTAETRAVAA